In the Mastacembelus armatus chromosome 16, fMasArm1.2, whole genome shotgun sequence genome, AGggacaagatttttttttcttcagaaaactTTCTATGAGTGAAAACCTAAACGTGCTGCTGACTTTCTCTCTGGACATTGGGTGTAGAAATGGGAACTGGGGGGACCAAGTGGTGTCACTTTTATCAAATACGTCACAACCTCAGGCCTCACAAGATGGTGGACAATTGTCCAGACctttgtcatttgtttgttcatttctttcctTGTGGTCAGTAGGAAGTTCTCGTCTTTCATTAAGCGTCATTACAACCCATTACCAGATATTTATCTAGGAACAACtcccttcctcttttcctctctctttcagtcTTAAGATTTGGGTTGTGCCCCACCAAGGCATTGTTTAGACTGtgagagtttttctttttaaaaacactgccCTGTTAAGCATTGGGACCATGAGATGTACTATTCAACCTGGTTCCTGTCTTGTTTGTGATTCCTCAAATAGTATAGAGGAAATGTTTCAAAATTACATCaaacttttcattttagttttcacCACCACAAACTTTTAATTGCAaacatattctttttttttttttttccagaattcTCTTACCATGCATcaaaaatgacatgaatgaaTGCGTCTAAACCGGTGCGTGGGTGCTGAGCTAAGCAGATTGGTAGTATATATGTCAATGCTGAAGTTTTATGGGTCAATACTGTAACACAGGTGAAGCCAGATACAACCAGTTAATAGGCTAAAATGCTGCCCAGCCAACTGGGATGTTGCCAGTAGTGAATCACTTGCTTAATTGCAGATATTTTTAGATGTGTTGACTTCTACTATAAATAAATTTCCCCCTGTTACTACACTGTTTATATGTGTAATGTATGTTACTGTTGGCATAAGAAATATGTTGCAAAGCAGTATATTAGCTTCTTTACAGACAATCTTATTCTTTccttattaaaaatgaaatctcaGACACTCTCAGAATTACTATTGCAGTTAGATGCCAGACATCCACACAACACGAATTCGCACACAAGTAGAGAAACTTTTTAAAAGTGACCACAAGCCCTTGTTGCTCCTGCTTTAGCAGGTAGTCCAGTTTAGGTCAGATGTCAGGGATTATTTTAGGGAGAGGAGGGGGTAATTCAATTGACTATGCCACTTACAGGCTGAAGATGATGGTAATTGGCTAAGTGTTGGATTGGGTGGGACAGGACGGGGCACAAGTAATCCAATAGATGGGCTCACTGTGCGTATTTATGGAGCAATCCTAAAATCCTGCTGCTAAAACAAGGCACAGATAATAATCGGCTAGTGTAATAGAGTATATGGAAGAAATTCAACAAATGCGGTTTACCTGGTTTCACCCAGCTTCCTTAAATGAACTCTGAAAAATGTAGCACACTAAGTCTGCCATTTACTCTCACTGCCCTGCTAAGTTAGTCTGAAACAGCAGTTAAGACAATCAAGATAATACTTTCAGTCTAATGAAATCAGACGCAAAGAAAACAGACTGATGACGTAAATGTGCCAACTAAAATGTAATGAAGTGAGTTTGTGAGTCGTGCTGATAATTTCTGTGACCATCTACCATGGTGAAGATATCCAGTGAAAGGATCAGGACTGAGATACAAAGTACCGGGTAAGAAAGTTTATACGAACGAAAATGAAGGCAGAGTGAGTAGCGTGCAGTTTGTTTTACCTTATAAACAAGATGTATAGTGCAGGAGACAGCATATtgtggagagaaaaggaaacacaAGTCTGGTATGTAAAaaaggggagaaagagaagagagctCCTCTACAAAGAAAATTTTCAGAATAAAGGGAGAGAGGTAACATTTCAAAACGTTTAGCTCAGTAAAACAAACTCAGGCTAGTGAAAGAAATATGGCTCACACAGGACAGGAAGGAGGTCAGGCACAGAGAAGGCGATAATGTGAGGGGCGTAGGTGGGGTTGGACATAGTGATGGGAGGGGGAGAGAGTTAAACTTGCTGGACAGATGGTAATCTGGCATTAGAAGCCAGTTGTCAACTAAACCCATTGAAAAAGCCCTCACAAAAATAGCAAATATATTGCTGAAGAACCTTGACAACCCACCTGGGGCCATGTCCCtatttttttgagcagtttaAAAAACCGATGATAAAGTTTTTATGATTCATGGCACTCAAATACTTTTGAATCTCACAAAGTTGTGATAGCAAGGATATGGTAAGATACCCTGGGCAATGATTAGCATTAAGTTATTAAGTAAGATTATAATGTTTTTAGATGAAACATTACAAAGAACACCAATAATGTCATATAAATCTTTCTAGACCCAGTAGGGAAAATAAAGATCCAGGGGTTCATTTCAGTCAAAAGCTCAGCCACCTTAAATCCCCTATTAACAGAATTAACCCAGTCATCTACAGTAGGTGTGTGTTTCCCCCTGCCCTCCTTATCTCTCACTGTCTTACTGCTGAGACTGATATTCAATTCTCCAGCCATCATCTGCCCACATAGCACCGACAGGTAAGCTTTCTATCCATTTGTGATCATTCTGTGTTAAATCCCAAAGGTTTTATTAGCGCATCACGtttctaaatcatatttatttcacagtCTGTTTGCCTTGTAACGTCAAAAGAAGTTAAGCCATTGAACAAGAGTATAATTTGGACAAAAGAAGACGCTCAGAAGAAGAACACCTCTGAAAAACTCAAGTGGCAAATACTTGCCAGGGAGTTTGACAGACCTGACACATTACTAAGACACTAAGCAACTACCATGGGAAATACTACCAGTAGTGCATTATCAAAGGAGATCCTGGAGGACCTGAAGCTCAACACCAAATTCACTGAAACTGAGATCTGCCAGTGGTATGAGAACTTTCAGAAGCAGTGCCCATCAGGACGCGTAACACCAGAAGAGTTTGAGCAGATCTACAGCCGCTTCTTCCCTGACAGCGATGCCAAGAGCTACGCACGGCATGTGTTTCGCTCCTTTGACACCAATGATGACGGCACTTTGGACTTCAAGGAGTACATCATTGCACTGCACATGACGTCCACTGGGAAGACAACCCGAAAATTAGAGTGGGCCTTCTCGCTGTTTGATGTAGACAAGAATGGATACATCAGCAAGTCAGAAGTGACGGAGATCTGCCAGGTGAGAGTGATTCATCTGGTGGTCTTTAACTTGGTGAACATAATGGTGGCTGCCATGTCTttcctgtgatgttgttggAAATATTTTGCCAGAAAAAATCACTTTTATTCACTTATCTTATCTTGAAAACAGAATATATGTATTATTTCAACATAATCATCCATGCAAACACGGTCCATTTTCAAGTTCCTCAGTGAAAACCTTTATTCTAAGCTCTCAAAGCTTTAAGGAAAGAAGATATCACaggaaaaatacagtaattaaaCAATCCTCTGCCTAAGCCTTGCTCAAGGCtccatttttttcctgaatttttTGTGTTACTGTGGTGTTCCTTTTATTATGGGGCATTATCTTTAGGGCCACAATCTGCTGGACTGCATTATATTGTcactattattatattatagtgttttgttattattaagaTATTATTAAGATCCATTTAAATTTTGGTGCTCCTGTGTTGGAAAGTGGTAATTTTTCTCACGGTTAGTCTCAGCCATAATTGCCAGCCAAATTAACCAACCTGTTTGAGCATCAAACTGCTGATAATCTCTGTGATTCCAGGTTTAACGCTTGAGACTATATAGCCAGTCCTACTTTTAAGAAAAGCTACTCCTGTATTGGATTGATAACATAGAGTTTGCTCATTATCCCCCAGTATAATCCAAATTTCACTTGGACTGTTTCACTGTTCAGTTTGTCACTTTGGACTGTATACTGTACTTTACAATTGTGAGATGTTGTTTTCATACAATCAAAACCGAGTCTGATGGAGGTTGTAAAGGTTCTTATCTTCTGTTTTAAGATATATAGACCTGTAAGAGGTTTAGGCTGATCAGATGAGAATCCACCTTAAATTGTAATGGGATTTTGTTCCTGGCCAACTGGCCTGAGGCCATGTGCATCAGGTTTACTAGCACTGCACAAAATAGCTACATTTTAAAGTTCAATAACCTACaacaaaattagatttttccTAATCTGCAAAACACTTTACAGATAGAATAAGACATATCTTTTATATGCAATGAAACCACTATCCACATTGAATTACATTACTGAGAGATCAATTCTATTCTGGATGTGGAATCAAAGTAGAAAACCTAAGTGAGGAAGGTAGAAATTGCCATAATTACTTTAGTCTAGTATAGTCTGATAGGGCAGACTAGTAAACAGGGTCAAGAATACTTCATTTGAGGGTAGTTGCTTCACACTGCttactttaatatttataaatgacTGCAACCTCCAAACCTTGTTATCTATAAGCTCACAGTTTGAACCACTGTGACCAAAGCATCTGAAgtccagagagaaaagaggtgaCATCTTGGTGTTTGGCCTGTGGCCTGAGTCTTGGCACTAATCCATGTTAATCTAGGTGTCTTAAATGTGGGAGATGAGTGCTTCCTCTCTAAGTGGGACACACACTTAAAGGCCTGAAACTAAAATGCACAGTCATTTACAATCAAGTGGTCCATTGCAGATGAGCTATGTCTAAAAAATGCTACAAACGTGtgaatgttgctgctgtgtgtatTCATGGTTTATTTTGACATAACCAGTGGTCCCCAGGATTGCTCTTGTAGTAGCATTTGATGGGTAGATCATTTACTATGAGGAGATTACAAACTTAAATTAGTAATATTGAGGCAAACTGCACCGAGTGTACAGTGATTAATGACAAATTTCAGGGAATAGAAAGATTAAAATGATAAGGAGAATATAATGGTTTGTAGCCTTTCTGTAACTGTTACGTTGCTTTACATCAAATGCTTGATAAACCACACATATGCACAGTACACTAGCTGACACTAAATAAACAGTGCTGGGAGTGTACTCACTTGTCTAACAGTGTATACGCTTCTTGGCTTGAAcacatttgctttttgttgacATTCCATACATTATTCATGAAAGAGAAATGAAGCAATATTATCAACACTTCTTATACCCAATTCCCTCTCAGGCCATATTTAAGCTGATCCCCAAGGAAGAGCAGAGCAGGCTACCAGAGGATGAGAACACACCCGAGAAGAGAGCCAACAAACTGTGGGCTTActttgaaaagaaagacaacGGTAAGAGGAATTACACATTCATCATATGTACATACGTTACCGTGCGAGACAGGCAACTGTGGCTATGAATCCACCTGGAGGCGCCACTCCAGTTTTAGCAACACTTCCATGGAAGATGAAACCTTAAGTGACTTCACTGATTTTTGCATGCCACTgccacacacaggcacacagaagATAAGATTAGATTTCTTACAGAGATTTAGAGTCAATATTAAACCTCATGTTTACCCCTTGTTGTTTGTACCGTTTTCCATTTAATTTCCACTATAATATCttcctgttctttctttttaccTTACAGAGCGACTGGCTGAAGGGGAGTTCATCACAGGAGTGATTGAAAATGAGAATGCAATGCGTCTTATCCACTATGAACCAATCAAAGAGTGAAATCATCCCTGCGCATCACTTCATTGTTTTCTCTTATTAGACTTtagttaacattttttttcctcctgcattCTCTGCTGTATAATCCACATATTCCTTCTGTGTAAATACTCCTGTCTTCAGTGTCTTGTTTGAACCAACTTTTCAGTAACTTTCCTTTTTGtcacattgttttatgtttatcaATCAATTTATATCAACCATAAGCTAATGGGGCAAATTAAGGTGAAATGTTTCCAAAtgtgcacagacaaaaagaaCTGATACTGACCAGATTGTATTTATGGGGTCTATATTGACGCTGGGGTAAAATGATAGCAAATgatgtaataaatataaagaacatatataataaacattgcttttctttttaacctgattcaaattaaatttgGGCTCTAGAGAAATTGTTAATgataatatattacatatataggCATCATACCCAGACAAAGGATCTGAAATTATTGTAGATCTCGAAGTGTTGAACTCAATAAATATATCTAGAATAAATGGAAGGTTTTTCTGCTTTGGAAATAAGTCTTTCCCAGtaaataaattcttttttgACCTAGAAACATACGGTATATTATAATGGTGGCAGTTGACAAAATAGGTCTTCAGTTCTTGGTTGTATTTAACTCTTATGGTAAATCCAGGATTATCCCAAATATAAATTTATGTACACTTATTTAACTTTAGAATGAATGAACACATTCACggtaaaaacactaaatatcaGAAAGTAATACATATTTGTATTCATTTCCTCAAGGTATGGTGTTTTATAGTGAAGATTGTTTAAATAGTGTGTGTGGTCTGTGAAtgtctgcatttctttttcaaCTTTCATTATGAACAACCTGCTACCCCCACCCTTGTCCCTCTCCATCCCTTCAACTGCCTTCTATCTCGCCTCACTCTGCTCCGCCGTCTTTCCATCCAACTCGGGATTACTGGTTTACACATAATCTTCTGTTCAACATCAGAGAGCAGACTTTTCAAAATCTCTGTAATCTTTCTATCTCTATGTGTCTATCTTATGGGTTTGTCTGTGCATCTGCAGAGCAATCGTGTTTGTTGTAGCTTCTGGTGTACATGTATTACATCAAATAGATGTATCTCTCATAGGTTTGTCACAAAAGAGAGACAAGCTTAATAAAGGAAACATGTTGAGTGCCCCAGTAAGATAAAtaagaatatactgtatatttattcttAAGGATAGGCTGTTCTGTTGGGTATCAACGGGAAAGGAAACATACATCCTATATATGCAATGAAATGATATGGAGATGACGGTGAAGttaatatataaacaataaaataatataaacatttacatgCTTTtgcataaaaagacaaaattactTTCCCACCAGGAGGCACTGAGAAATACCCAGAAAACATACAGGGTACATTTCAATTCCCTTAACTGCACTCACGTGtgtgtcttttccttgcatcttagCCCTGTCCACTCAAGATGTAAGGGAAAACTACGAGGAGAGGAATCGAAGAAACACATTGAAAGAGATGTCCTTTCCTCCAT is a window encoding:
- the LOC113136728 gene encoding visinin-like, giving the protein MGNTTSSALSKEILEDLKLNTKFTETEICQWYENFQKQCPSGRVTPEEFEQIYSRFFPDSDAKSYARHVFRSFDTNDDGTLDFKEYIIALHMTSTGKTTRKLEWAFSLFDVDKNGYISKSEVTEICQAIFKLIPKEEQSRLPEDENTPEKRANKLWAYFEKKDNERLAEGEFITGVIENENAMRLIHYEPIKE